In Drosophila gunungcola strain Sukarami chromosome 2R unlocalized genomic scaffold, Dgunungcola_SK_2 000020F, whole genome shotgun sequence, a single window of DNA contains:
- the LOC128256516 gene encoding uncharacterized protein LOC128256516, with amino-acid sequence MELRRKIAWRILPLFLVGFLFTVGEAYMKSVRVDEIPFAGRKQVLASRRPSGIHLISSLEHQRTFLHLFHVPYIICFYAANGKWPYVPGFMKYRVDDAARNFFHNNDSFIKQFCTKWIQVKECFRPLFDKSNTTTDVDVEALNAKIQGQDKNKRCNCDKLLLSTEAPVPVVYFDKNYIGNVSSETIMNTIEFLESFLPPPTKKHKRKNRVRGRLDDIDIN; translated from the exons ATGGAACTGCGTCGGAAAATCGCTTGGCGCATTCTGCCCCTTTTTTTGGTGGGCTTTCTATTCACAGTGGGCGAGGCTTATATGAAAAGTGTGCGGGTAGACGAGATTCCTTTTGCCGGAAGAAAGCAAGTCCTGGCAAGTCGTCGGCCCAGCGGCATTCACCTAATCTCGAGTCTGGAGCATCAGCGCACATTTCTGCACCTTTTTCACGTGCCCT acattatttgcttttatgCCGCCAATGGAAAGTGGCCGTATGTGCCGGGATTCATGAAATACCGTGTAGACGATGCTGCCCGAAACTTTTTCCACAACAACGACAGTTTCATCAAGCAGTTTTGCACCAAGTGGATTCAGGTCAAGGAGTGCTTTCGCCCCTTGTTCG ACAAATCAAACACCACCACAGATGTGGATGTAGAGGCCCTGAATGCCAAAATTCAGGGACAGGATAAGAATAAGCGTTGCAACTGCGACAAGTTGCTCCTCTCGACGGAGGCGCCTGTTCCAGTTGTCTACTTCGACAAGAACTACATTGGGAATGTGAGCTCGGAGACAATAATGAACACCATTGAATTTCTGGAGAGTTTCCTGCCACCACCCACTAAAAAACACAAGCGCAAGAATCGCGTGCGTGGACGTCTAGATGACATTGACATTAATTAG